One segment of Candidatus Polarisedimenticolaceae bacterium DNA contains the following:
- a CDS encoding DUF3788 family protein, translating into MALSAFDDKSHEPTDRDLREVLGKSYAVWTGLISAVEKQTRPLATVWGFTSNKAGWGVRLRHGDRVILYMTPQSGRFLVSFALGEKAVAAARAAKLPKSLLDAIDAAPRYVEGRGVRIEVSKRDRIPGLAALARIKVEPGVPAGRMARGSKPKLLAGGNPQIAKADGDAPVQAYIRAMPGWKRDVGRRLDALVERTVPGVRKAVKWNSPFYGIEGQGWFLSFHTFTNYVKVTFFQGTSLRPPPSGGKARDARWIDIHKDDFDEAKLAEWIRQAAALPGWGKTG; encoded by the coding sequence ATGGCGCTCAGCGCGTTCGACGACAAGTCCCACGAGCCGACGGATCGGGACCTCCGCGAGGTCCTCGGGAAGAGCTACGCCGTGTGGACCGGCCTGATCTCTGCGGTCGAGAAACAGACTCGTCCGCTCGCCACGGTCTGGGGCTTCACCTCCAATAAAGCCGGCTGGGGGGTTCGCCTGCGCCACGGCGATCGCGTGATCCTCTACATGACCCCGCAGTCGGGTCGGTTCCTCGTCTCGTTCGCGCTCGGCGAGAAAGCGGTCGCCGCGGCGCGAGCTGCGAAACTGCCCAAGTCCCTCCTCGACGCGATCGACGCGGCGCCGCGGTACGTCGAGGGACGAGGCGTGCGGATCGAGGTGTCCAAGCGCGACCGGATTCCCGGGCTCGCGGCGCTCGCGCGGATCAAGGTGGAGCCTGGAGTGCCGGCAGGACGGATGGCGCGCGGATCCAAACCGAAGCTCCTTGCGGGCGGCAACCCCCAGATCGCGAAGGCCGACGGCGACGCGCCCGTGCAGGCCTATATCCGAGCCATGCCGGGCTGGAAACGCGACGTCGGGCGCCGCCTCGACGCACTCGTCGAGCGTACGGTCCCCGGCGTGCGCAAGGCGGTCAAGTGGAACTCCCCCTTCTACGGAATCGAGGGGCAGGGATGGTTCCTGAGCTTCCATACCTTCACGAACTACGTGAAGGTGACGTTCTTCCAGGGCACCTCGCTGCGTCCCCCTCCGTCAGGAGGCAAGGCCAGAGACGCGCGATGGATCGACATCCACAAGGATGACTTCGACGAGGCGAAACTGGCCGAATGGATCCGGCAGGCGGCCGCACTGCCGGGGTGGGGGAAGACGGGATGA
- a CDS encoding metallophosphoesterase has translation MATHAIGDVHGNLPALVEVLEHLRREARPADTVVFLGDYIDRGPDSKGCIDAILRFRRESDAEVVCLMGNHEEWFLETLRDPRRHSWLLGMEGLDTIRSYSTEAADLLREAALQAGHALFGGECELPYGAFFDLLPADHVEFFEGLQVFRKTDDGIFAHGGLDPAVRGCEGQDREAFLWGAREFPHEYDGDDVVVYGHHNNYVLDDSGWPLPSIVGRTIGIDTISQGVLTAIRLPDRALFQSARHLMPKGRG, from the coding sequence ATGGCCACCCACGCCATCGGCGACGTTCACGGAAACCTCCCGGCCCTCGTGGAGGTGCTCGAGCACCTCCGTCGTGAAGCGCGTCCCGCCGACACCGTCGTCTTTCTCGGCGACTACATCGACCGCGGCCCGGACTCGAAGGGCTGCATCGACGCGATCCTCCGGTTCCGGCGCGAATCCGACGCCGAGGTCGTGTGCCTGATGGGGAATCACGAAGAGTGGTTCCTCGAGACTCTCCGGGACCCTCGCCGCCATTCGTGGCTTCTGGGCATGGAAGGACTGGACACGATCCGCAGCTACTCGACCGAAGCGGCGGATCTCCTCCGCGAGGCCGCGCTCCAGGCCGGCCACGCACTCTTCGGCGGGGAATGCGAGCTGCCCTACGGAGCCTTCTTCGACCTCCTCCCCGCGGACCACGTCGAGTTCTTCGAAGGCCTTCAGGTCTTCCGGAAGACGGACGACGGGATCTTCGCCCACGGAGGGCTCGACCCGGCCGTCCGGGGCTGTGAAGGGCAGGATCGCGAAGCGTTCCTCTGGGGCGCGAGGGAGTTCCCCCACGAGTACGACGGCGACGACGTCGTCGTCTACGGTCACCACAACAACTACGTCCTGGACGACTCGGGGTGGCCGCTTCCGTCGATCGTCGGCCGGACGATCGGCATCGACACGATTTCGCAGGGGGTGCTCACGGCGATCCGGCTCCCGGATCGGGCGCTGTTCCAGAGCGCGCGGCACCTCATGCCGAAGGGGAGGGGGTGA
- a CDS encoding STAS/SEC14 domain-containing protein, protein MNLEIRAEGGILEVVATGKFTLEKAKRAFVQMVEAVADHGTGKVVLDGREILGNPETIERFLYSEFAAQTVAAYVHRGVARATRFAYVLKPPVLDPERFGETVAVNRGMNVKAFDDPEEALRWLGVADR, encoded by the coding sequence ATGAACCTCGAAATTCGGGCGGAAGGGGGCATCCTCGAAGTCGTGGCCACGGGGAAGTTCACCCTGGAGAAGGCCAAGCGCGCGTTCGTGCAGATGGTCGAGGCCGTGGCCGATCACGGAACGGGAAAGGTCGTCCTCGACGGCCGGGAGATCCTCGGCAACCCCGAGACGATCGAGCGATTCCTGTACAGCGAGTTCGCGGCGCAGACGGTCGCGGCATACGTGCATCGTGGCGTGGCCCGCGCCACGCGATTCGCCTACGTCCTGAAACCGCCGGTGCTCGATCCCGAGCGGTTCGGGGAGACCGTGGCCGTCAACCGAGGCATGAACGTCAAGGCGTTCGACGACCCGGAGGAGGCGCTGCGGTGGCTGGGCGTCGCGGATCGCTGA
- a CDS encoding phosphatase PAP2 family protein: MERRAPRFSAGVFAVALAALTPAFAGATSSNEAVRWNAVASDVLAAAQTDPLTESRILAILHLAIHDAVNAVEPRYAAYRFAAHVSGASADAAAAGAAHAVLVALVPNGKAQFDVELEYLLAHLPDDRAAAKGLEVGRKAAAAILAARRNDGADRPVVREAGTRPGEYRPTPPDFTPAAFAQWGSVTPFAVPSLDAFRPAPPPAVGSAVALADLREVKDVGALKGSSRVAEESEIAKYWYENSTQGWTRIARVIATDRGMDLHDGARLLAAVNVAMADGFIAGFEAKYRFYYWRPATAIRESGDPTWESFLWTPPVPDYPSTHTVLGASAAAAMRGVLGTDAVTFSMTSGAPYAGLVREFRSLAEAARENGRSRVLAGLHFTSAVEAGYAQGDRIGTHVAANLLRPLPSR; encoded by the coding sequence ATGGAACGACGAGCCCCCCGATTTTCTGCCGGTGTATTCGCGGTCGCCCTCGCGGCGCTGACCCCCGCATTCGCGGGCGCGACCTCCTCCAACGAGGCCGTCCGCTGGAACGCGGTCGCGTCCGACGTGCTCGCCGCGGCGCAGACCGACCCCCTCACCGAGTCCAGGATCCTCGCGATCCTGCACCTCGCGATCCACGATGCGGTGAACGCCGTCGAGCCGCGCTACGCGGCCTACCGCTTCGCGGCCCACGTCTCCGGCGCCTCCGCCGACGCCGCCGCGGCGGGAGCGGCGCACGCCGTCCTCGTCGCGCTCGTCCCGAACGGCAAGGCCCAATTCGACGTCGAGCTCGAGTACCTCCTCGCCCACCTCCCCGACGACCGCGCGGCGGCGAAGGGGCTCGAGGTCGGCCGCAAGGCCGCGGCCGCGATCCTCGCCGCGCGCCGGAACGACGGCGCCGACCGTCCCGTCGTCCGCGAGGCCGGGACCAGGCCCGGCGAGTACCGCCCGACGCCCCCGGACTTCACCCCCGCCGCGTTCGCGCAGTGGGGAAGCGTGACCCCGTTCGCGGTCCCCTCGCTCGACGCGTTCCGCCCGGCTCCGCCTCCCGCGGTCGGGAGCGCGGTCGCGCTCGCCGATCTCCGTGAAGTGAAGGACGTCGGCGCGCTGAAGGGGTCCTCGCGCGTCGCCGAGGAGAGCGAGATCGCGAAGTACTGGTACGAGAACTCGACGCAGGGCTGGACCCGGATCGCCCGCGTGATCGCGACCGATCGCGGGATGGACCTCCACGACGGCGCCCGCCTTCTCGCCGCCGTCAACGTCGCGATGGCGGACGGGTTCATCGCCGGCTTCGAGGCGAAGTACCGCTTCTATTACTGGCGGCCGGCGACGGCCATCCGCGAGTCGGGGGATCCGACCTGGGAGAGCTTCCTCTGGACCCCTCCCGTGCCGGACTACCCCTCGACCCACACCGTGCTGGGCGCTTCCGCGGCCGCCGCGATGCGCGGCGTCCTCGGGACCGACGCCGTCACGTTCTCCATGACCAGCGGCGCGCCGTACGCCGGGCTCGTCCGCGAGTTCCGCTCGCTCGCCGAGGCGGCGCGCGAGAACGGCCGCTCGCGGGTGCTCGCCGGCCTCCACTTCACCAGCGCCGTCGAGGCCGGGTACGCGCAGGGCGACCGCATCGGGACCCACGTCGCGGCGAACCTGCTGCGCCCCCTGCCGTCCCGCTGA
- a CDS encoding transglycosylase domain-containing protein yields the protein MRTTALLLSLALASPALAAPLESTLGRNETRILSAPFAVVPGKSVQDLKLDERLERLGYTRVRNRPDRPGEYFHGTDVYWFYRRPCHANGSDQPAALIGLDLGKNGAIGGLRSNGRSRSFEEGDVWLEPEILAESLDGKRADRVRVELDRLPEKVWRPVLAAEDARFFEHGGVDPRSIARAALKNLRKGKVAEGGSTITQQLVKNRDLTPERTLGRKASEAMRALSLEAEYDKKEILQAYLNTIYFGHVDAIAIYGFGTAARAYFGKDAAKLTLAESAALAAMIQGPNRLSPLKDEKALRNRRDWVLSRMEELGWATGAEVAIAKASGVAEKPTKPKVTSPGHLLSWLGTDGKRLEQERVEEGKGFLVETTVDPVLQEAAEGVVASHLDTLRRLYPRLKGAKLSSALVALDARTGAVLAYVGGDPDDRAGSFDRARLAKRQPGSVVKPFVALEALDTCDGKTPLTASSRILDEPLTIDLPKGPWEPKNFDEEFRGPVLLREALAESRNVPAVRIARHCGFDRVAATFREAGLDLPASPPPSFVLGAIETSPLAVARAYTVLATPGKRLEPYAWTYMETPGGRSLATKKAAALKVADPSSAYLVRDLLRSAVEEGTATSGALEGVEVAAKTGTSSELRDAWFAGVAGSVVTVVWVGLDDAGKLGLTGAAAAGPVWHDFMAKAVPARADHALERPRDVVEMWVQERTGLLVREGRLGARAELYRKGTLPPKKRWWKIDTPMEPIE from the coding sequence GTGCGCACGACCGCCCTTCTGCTTTCGCTCGCCCTCGCCTCTCCCGCCCTCGCCGCGCCGCTCGAGTCGACGCTCGGGCGGAACGAGACGCGGATCCTCTCCGCCCCCTTCGCGGTGGTTCCGGGGAAGTCGGTCCAGGACCTGAAGCTCGACGAACGCCTCGAGCGCCTGGGGTACACGCGCGTCCGGAACCGTCCCGACCGCCCCGGCGAGTATTTCCACGGCACCGACGTCTACTGGTTCTACCGGCGGCCCTGTCACGCGAACGGATCCGACCAGCCGGCGGCCCTGATCGGGCTCGACCTCGGCAAGAACGGCGCGATCGGGGGGCTGCGGTCCAACGGGCGAAGCCGTTCGTTCGAAGAAGGCGACGTCTGGCTCGAGCCCGAGATCCTCGCCGAATCCCTCGACGGCAAGCGCGCCGATCGCGTGAGGGTCGAGCTCGACCGGCTCCCCGAGAAGGTCTGGCGTCCGGTCCTCGCCGCCGAGGACGCCCGGTTCTTCGAGCACGGCGGGGTGGACCCGCGTTCGATCGCCCGCGCCGCCCTGAAGAACCTGCGGAAAGGGAAGGTCGCCGAGGGCGGGAGCACGATCACCCAGCAGCTCGTGAAGAACCGCGACCTCACCCCCGAGCGCACCCTGGGCCGCAAGGCGTCGGAGGCGATGCGCGCCCTCAGCCTCGAGGCCGAATACGACAAGAAGGAGATCCTCCAGGCCTACCTGAACACGATCTACTTCGGGCACGTCGACGCGATCGCGATCTACGGCTTCGGGACCGCGGCGCGCGCGTACTTCGGGAAGGACGCCGCCAAGCTCACCCTCGCCGAGTCCGCCGCGCTCGCCGCGATGATCCAGGGGCCGAACCGCCTCTCCCCGCTCAAGGACGAGAAGGCGCTGCGCAACCGGCGCGACTGGGTTCTCTCGCGGATGGAGGAGCTGGGCTGGGCGACGGGGGCCGAGGTCGCGATCGCGAAGGCCTCCGGGGTCGCGGAGAAGCCGACGAAACCCAAGGTCACCTCGCCGGGCCATCTCCTGTCGTGGCTGGGAACCGACGGCAAGCGCCTCGAGCAGGAGCGCGTCGAGGAGGGGAAGGGGTTCCTCGTCGAGACGACCGTCGATCCGGTCCTCCAGGAGGCGGCGGAAGGGGTCGTCGCCTCCCACCTCGACACCCTGCGCCGGCTCTACCCGCGTTTGAAGGGGGCGAAGCTCTCCTCCGCTCTCGTGGCCCTCGACGCCCGCACGGGAGCCGTCCTGGCGTACGTCGGCGGCGATCCCGACGACCGCGCGGGCTCGTTCGATCGCGCGCGCCTGGCCAAGCGCCAGCCGGGATCGGTCGTGAAGCCGTTCGTCGCCCTCGAGGCGCTCGACACCTGCGACGGGAAGACCCCGCTCACGGCCTCCAGCCGCATCCTCGACGAGCCGCTGACGATCGACCTTCCCAAGGGTCCGTGGGAGCCGAAGAACTTCGACGAGGAGTTCCGCGGGCCGGTGCTGCTCCGCGAGGCCCTCGCGGAGTCGCGCAACGTTCCGGCGGTGCGCATCGCGCGGCACTGCGGGTTCGATCGCGTGGCGGCGACCTTCCGCGAGGCCGGGCTCGATCTCCCCGCCTCCCCCCCGCCCTCGTTCGTCCTCGGCGCGATCGAGACCTCGCCGCTCGCGGTGGCGCGCGCCTACACCGTTCTCGCGACCCCGGGAAAGCGGCTCGAGCCTTACGCGTGGACGTACATGGAGACGCCGGGAGGGCGCTCGCTCGCGACGAAGAAGGCGGCGGCCCTCAAGGTCGCCGATCCGTCGTCGGCCTACCTCGTGCGCGACCTCCTGCGCAGCGCGGTCGAGGAGGGGACGGCGACTTCGGGGGCGCTCGAGGGGGTCGAGGTCGCCGCCAAGACGGGCACCTCTTCGGAGCTTCGCGACGCGTGGTTCGCCGGGGTCGCCGGATCCGTCGTGACCGTCGTCTGGGTCGGACTCGACGACGCCGGCAAGCTCGGTCTCACCGGCGCCGCCGCCGCAGGTCCCGTGTGGCACGACTTCATGGCCAAGGCGGTCCCCGCGCGCGCCGACCACGCCCTCGAGCGTCCCCGGGACGTGGTCGAGATGTGGGTGCAGGAGCGCACCGGGCTGCTCGTGCGCGAGGGGCGCCTCGGAGCGAGGGCGGAGCTCTACCGCAAGGGGACGCTGCCGCCGAAAAAGCGCTGGTGGAAGATCGACACGCCGATGGAGCCGATCGAGTAG